A single genomic interval of Musa acuminata AAA Group cultivar baxijiao chromosome BXJ3-4, Cavendish_Baxijiao_AAA, whole genome shotgun sequence harbors:
- the LOC103980301 gene encoding uncharacterized protein LOC103980301 has translation MSSEPPQLASDGVMADVLAQGRAACYKARDAFFACLEKESDKKPTEIATVGLLYPAQCKSARAEFASKCRPTWVKHFDRQYCAKKRVQRLLDDGNDPRRGPISLPQPYTFKP, from the exons ATGTCCTCTGAGCCGCCACAACTTGCTTCAGACGGCGTGATGGCCGACGTGCTCGCCCAAGGCAGAGCGGCCTGCTACAAG GCGCGGGATGCCTTCTTCGCGTGCTTGGAGAAGGAGTCTGACAAGAAGCCCACCGAGATCGCCACCGTGGGTCTCCTCTATCCCGCACAGTGCAAGTCCGCCCGCGCCGAGTTCGCTTCCAAGTGCCGCCCCACCTGG GTCAAGCATTTCGATCGGCAGTATTGCGCCAAAAAACGGGTGCAGAGGTTGCTGGACGACGGGAATGATCCCCGCCGAGGTCCCATCTCCCTCCCTCAGCCCTACACTTTCAAACCCTAG
- the LOC135635655 gene encoding BTB/POZ domain-containing protein NPY1-like, giving the protein MKFMKLGSKPDAFQSDGSNIRFVVSELPTDVSVRIGEVRFYLHKFPLLSKSNRLQGLILRVGEDSTNEIFLHDFPGGPKAFEICAKFCYGMIVTLNAYNVVAARCAAEYLEMTENVEKGNLIYKIEVFLNSSVLRSWKDSIIVLQATKSLLPWSEELKVAGRCIDCIASKTSVDPTNINWSYTYNRKLAASDEIVEIQQRMHTVPNDWWVEDICELDVDLYRRVMVAVKSKGRMSSDMIGEALKAYAVRWLPDSYDALVADDYMKRNRTLVETIVSLLPSDKCSGCSCRFLLKLLKVVILVGAGDALKEELINRISMQFHKASVKDLLIPAKSGGDTIYDVHLVQILVAKFMVHVGSSHDINFVDKSESRFVEINTENKTLLPLGKLIDGYLAEIAGDPNLSISSFVDLAKSIPDAARPGHDGLYMAIDIYLKEHPNLSKAEKKRICGLMDVKKLSTEASVHAAQNELLPLRVVVQVLFFERLKASTGVSAPTSDAPHDASISRATLEEDWEGRVSEHHNSLKQQLGSLKIKGVECRNSDEMKSRSTKEKSSSLLLPSRSRRIFDKLWVGKGQGETIKSSETSGSSQSPPICVKPGEAKSSGSSRRMRYSIS; this is encoded by the exons ATGAAGTTCATGAAGCTGGGATCCAAGCCGGACGCCTTCCAATCGGACGGGAGCAACATCAG GTTTGTGGTGTCTGAGCTACCTACGGATGTCAGTGTTCGAATTGGTGAAGTGAGATTTTATTTACACAAG TTCCCTCTTCTATCCAAGAGCAACAGATTACAAGGGTTAATTCTCAGGGTTGGTGAGGACAGCACAAATGAAATATTCTTGCATGACTTTCCTGGTGGACCAAAAGCCTTTGAGATTTGTGCCAAATTTTGCTACGGAATGATCGTGACTCTCAATGCCTACAATGTGGTTGCTGCTAGGTGTGCTGCGGAATATCTAGAGATGACCGAGAATGTTGAGAAAGGGAATCTGATCTATAAAATTGAGGTTTTTCTGAACTCGAGTGTTTTACGGAGTTGGAAAGATTCCATTATCGTTCTACAAGCCACAAAATCTTTGTTACCGTGGTCTGAGGAGCTGAAGGTGGCTGGAAGATGCATAGACTGCATTGCTTCTAAGACATCTGTAGACCCAACCAACATCAACTGGTCATATACCTACAACAGGAAATTAGCAGCTTCTGATGAAATAGTTGAAATCCAACAAAGGATGCATACAGTTCCTAATGATTGGTGGGTTGAAGATATATGTGAGCTGGATGTTGATCTTTACAGGCGAGTGATGGTTGCTGTAAAATCTAAGGGAAGGATGTCGTCGGACATGATAGGAGAGGCCCTCAAGGCCTATGCGGTGAGATGGTTGCCCGATTCTTATGATGCCTTGGTTGCTGATGACTACATGAAAAGGAACAGGACTCTGGTGGAAACCATCGTCTCTCTGTTGCCGTCCGATAAGTGTTCTGGATGTTCATGCAGGTTTCTCCTAAAATTATTGAAAGTTGTGATCTTGGTTGGAGCGGGTGACGCGTTGAAGGAAGAACTGATAAATCGCATTAGTATGCAGTTCCACAAAGCTTCCGTTAAGGATCTGCTGATTCCAGCAAAATCGGGTGGTGATACAATATATGATGTACATCTGGTGCAAATTCTAGTTGCTAAATTCATGGTGCATGTTGGTAGCAGTCATGATATAAACTTTGTTGATAAAAGTGAAAGCAGATTTGTGGAAATTAATACAGAGAACAAAACTTTGCTGCCTCTGGGAAAACTGATTGATGGTTACCTTGCTGAAATAGCTGGTGATCCAAATTTGTCAATTTCTAGCTTTGTTGATCTTGCTAAGTCGATTCCTGATGCAGCAAGACCGGGTCATGATGGGTTATACATGGCCATCGATATCTATTTGAAG GAGCATCCAAACTTATCGAAAGCCGAAAAAAAGAGGATTTGTGGCCTGATGGATGTAAAGAAGCTCTCGACGGAAGCTAGCGTTCATGCAGCACAAAACGAGCTTCTGCCGCTCCGAGTGGTTGTTCAGGTCCTCTTCTTTGAGCGGTTGAAGGCATCAACGGGTGTGTCAGCCCCGACCAGTGATGCTCCACATGATGCTTCGATATCCCGAGCAACCTTGGAAGAAGATTGGGAGGGGAGGGTGTCTGAGCATCACAACAGTCTAAAGCAGCAGCTAGGCAGTTTGAAGATAAAGGGGGTTGAGTGCCGAAACAGTGATGAAATGAAGAGCAGGAGCACGAAGGAAAAGAGCAGTAGCTTGTTGCTACCATCAAGATCGAGGAGGATCTTCGACAAATTGTGGGTCGGGAAGGGACAGGGAGAGACGATTAAAAGTTCTGAGACATCAGGGAGTTCACAAAGCCCACCGATCTGTGTGAAACCCGGAGAGGCCAAGTCCTCTGGTTCTTCAAGGCGCATGAGATATTCAATTTCATAA